DNA from Thiomicrorhabdus sp. Kp2:
GAAACCGATACCTTTGATACCTTCTTTGAGTCGTCTTGGTATCACGCTCGCTATACTTCAAAAGATAATGATAAAGCGATGTTGGACGAACGTGCCGATTACTGGGCGCCAGTTGATCAGTATATTGGTGGGATTGAACATGCGATTCTTCACTTGTTGTATGCCCGTTTCTTCCACAAGCTGATGCGGGACCAAGGTTTGGTGAAATCAGATGAACCATTTAAAAACCTACTAACGCAAGGCATGGTATTGCTTGATGGTTCTAAGATGTCTAAATCAAAAGGTAATACGGTTGACCCACAAGGTTTAATTGAAAAGTTTGGTGCGGATACGGTTCGTCTATTTATTATGTTTGCTGCACCGCCAGAGCAAAGTTTGGAGTGGTCAGATAAAGGTGTAGAAGGGGCGTATCGTTTCTTAAACCGTGTTTGGCGTCAAGTGCATTCACATTTAGAAGCAGGCCTGGTAACTCCTGCAAGCTCTTCTGAAGGTTTGAGCAAAGAAGCTAAGGCGTTGCGTTTAAAAGTGCATGAAACTTTACAAAAAGTCACTGATGATATGGGGCGTCGCCAAACATTCAATACCGCTATTGCTGCTTGTATGGAGTTAATGAACGAAATTTCTAAGTTTGATGAAACCTCTGAACAAGGGCGTGCCGTCATGCAAGAAGCGTTAGAAATTGTGGTGTTAATGCTCTCACCAATGGCTCCTCATATGGCGCAAAGTTTAGCGGAATCTTTGGGGCAATCTCTGGGTAAAACTGGTTTGGTGGTTGATGCGACTTGGCCTAAAGTAGATGAGTCTGCATTGGTTAAATCTGAAATTGAACTGATGGTGCAGGTTAACGGTAAATTACGTGGCAAAATTGAAATTGCCGTGGATGCCGACAAAGACTCAATATTGGCAGCCGCTAAAGCCGATGAAGCGGTGTTGAAGTTTATTGATGGTAAAGAAATCGTTAAAGAGATTGTGGTGCCAGGTCGTTTGGTTAACTTGGTTGTAAAAGGTTAATTGGGTTTGTTAATGTTGAAAAAGATAGGGCTGAATAGTTTTCTTGCTTTGCTTGTTGCTTCGTTAGTTGGGTGCGGATTTCATTTACGTGGCATCGATTCGAATGGTGTTTTGCCATTTCAAACCGCTCAGTTAGAAATGGCAGGGGGTGTAAGAGAAGATATTCAAATGGCGATGCAACGCCAGTTGAACCAAGCGTCGGTTAAGGTTTTGGATAGCCAGGCGGCTGAAGTTCAAATTCAGCTGATGCCAACTCAGTACAAGTCATCCAGAACCAGTTCTCGATTAGGCGATGCCACCTCTGAGCTGATTAAAATGACGCAACGCTTTAGCGTAATCAACTTAGATTCAGGAGAAAAAGTCGTTAGTGGTGAAAGTACCGTTTATCGAGATCGCCAAATCAACACTTCGGTTGCCTTGTCTTCTAATAGTGAATTACGCAGTATTCAAAAATCGATGAGTGAAGAGATTGCACGACAAATATTAGATAGAATTCGTCGTGCCTCATTGGTTAGTACGGAGAGTCAGTCAAATGCTGTTAGCAATCAAACAAGCCAATAAAAGAGTTTTATTTTGATTTTAGCCAGTGCGTTTTTAAATCAGCTTAATAGTGGTAACTTTGATATTAAGCCTATTTATTTACTGTATGGTGAAGAACCACTGTTTTTGCGCGATAGTTTAGATGGCCTAAAAAAGCAGCTGTTATCGCAAGGCTATATGGCTAGTGAAACCTATGATGTAGATGCTAATTTTGATTGGCAAAGCCTACAAATGGACACGCAAGCGGGTTCATTGTTTGCTGAATCACGCATGATTTTGATTAATATGCCAAAAGGTTCGCCAGGCCGTGAGGGGGGTAAGTTCTTTCAGGACTGGTGTCAGTATGTGCAAGCTTTACCCCCAGAGATTGTATTGGTGGTCTTATGTGAAAAGTTAGATAGCCGTCAAATCAAAGGCAAATGGGTAACCTCAATAGAATCAGCAGGCCTGGTCGTTCAAGCCAAACCTGTACCTGCCAATGCGTTACCTGGTTGGTGTCAGAATCAAGCTCAACTACACGGGTTAACTTTGGAGCGTGAAGCGGCTAATTTATTAGCCGATAGAGTTGAAGGGAATTTGTTGGCGGCAGACCAAGAAATCACTAAGCTCTCTTTAAGTTTGCCTGCAAACTCCACCATTACCGCAGAGCATATTTTAGAGCATGTGGTTGATCAGGCACACTATCAGCTCTTTGCGCTAGCCACCGCGATGTTAAATGGCAAGGTAGCTTATAGTGTGCAAATGCTTGCTAGGCTGCAGCAAGAAGGCGTTGAAGCGCCAGTGATTCTTTGGCTGTTATCTAAAGAGATTAGACAGTTAATTGAGTTGGCGCAATTGACTCAGCAAGTTTCGCTCAATCAAGCATTTAATCAATGCCGTATTTGGCAATCAAGGCAGGGCGAGTATTCCCAGGCGATGCAGCGTCACGGCTTACAAGAGTGGCAAAACCTTTTAAAGCAGGCATTGCAAATAGATAGGATGATAAAAGGCATACAGCCCACATTAAACGACAGAGAAGTGTGGTTTGGTTTATCGGATTTAGTGGCAAAGATTGCTCGCTAGGTTTGAAAATAAGTTAGCCACGAAACAAAGAAAAAGAGAGTTTGTTGAATGAATGTAAAAGAGTATATGACACAGTTAGGTCAGCAAGCGCGTAAAGCGTCACGTGCTTTAGTGCGAGCTTCTACCAAACAAAAGAATGCGGCGTTAATTGCGATGGCGGAAGCCATAGAAAATTCAGCGGAAACTCTAAAAGCGGAAAATGCCAAAGATTTAGAAAATGGTAAAGCCAATGGTTTGGATGCGGCGATGCTGGATCGTCTGGCGATTACTGACGCAGGAATTGCGGGTATGGCAGAAGGATTACGCCAAATTGCCGCACTGCAAGACCCCATTGGTGAAATCAGTGATATGAGTTACCGTCCATCAGGCATTCAAATTGGTAAAATGCGCGTGCCTTTAGGGGTGGTGGGAATCATCTATGAATCTCGTCCAAATGTCACCGTAGATGCCGCGGCGCTATGTTTAAAATCGGGCAATGCAGCGATTTTACGTGGCGGTTCAGAGGCGGCTTTTTCTAACCAGGCCTTGGCAAATTGTATTCAACAAGGTCTAGACAAAGCCGATTTACCACAGACGTCAGTGCAAGTGGTTGCCACAACTGACCGTGCGGCGGTGGGTGAATTAATTGCCATGCCAGAATTTGTGGATGTGATTATTCCCCGTGGTGGTAAAGGGTTGATTGAGCGCATTAGCCAAGGTGCTCGAGTCCCTGTTATTAAACATTTAGATGGGATTTGTCATGTTTATATAGACGATGATGCCGACCAAGAAAAAGCGATAAAAGTGGCTTACAATGCTAAAACACACCGTTATGGCGTATGTAATGCAATGGAAACCTTATTAGTTGCCGAGTCGCAAGCTCAAGCGGTTTTACCTGAGTTAGCTAAAATGTACGCTGAAAAAGGGGTTGAACTTCGTGGTTGTGCAAAAACCTGCGCCATAATTAACGCAAATGTTGCTACTGAAGAAGATTGGGCAACGGAGTATTTAGCGCCGATTTTATCGATTAAAGTGGTTGCCAATGTGGATGAAGCGATGGATCATATTGCCCAATTTAGCTCAGGACATACAGAGTCGATTATTACTGAAAACTTCACTACTTCTCGTCGCTTTTTGGCTGAGGTAGACTCAAGCTCGGTAATGGTGAATGCATCCACTCGTTTTGCGGATGGTTTTGAATATGGCTTGGGAGCCGAGATTGGTATTAGTACCGATAAATTTCACGCTCGTGGCCCCGTTGGATTAGAAGGGTTAACCTCACAAAAATACATTGTGCTGGGTGATGGAACTATTCGCGAATAATGAAATTTATTGGTATAAATGGCGGAACCTTTGACCCCGTTCATTATGGACATTTACGCCCAGCTTTAGAAGTGATGCAATGCTTAGGTTTGGAGCAAGTCCGTTTTGTGCCATGCTACCGTCCTGTGCATAAAGACAAGCCAAGTGTATCGGCTTTACAGCGAAGTGAGATGATTCGTTTGGCGATCCAAAAACAGCCCAATTTTGTTTTGGATACCATTGAAATGGAGCAAGGAGGTCCCTCTTATACTGCAGATACTTTAGCCATTTTGAAAAAAAAGTTTCAGGATGTCAGTCTAGTTTTAATGATGGGAACGGATGCCTTTGCTAAGTTTCATACCTGGCATAAATGGCAACAAATCATGCAATTAGCTAATATTGTGGTTATGCACAGGCCTGGTGAACCTGTACCGCAGAGTGGCGAGTCGGGAGAAATTTACAAACAAAATCATGTATCGGCCTTTACCGCTGAAGCGGGGCAAATTATGGATGTAGATGTTACCCAGTTGGATATTAGTTCGACCTTGGTAAGAAACCACTTACTCGCAGGCTTATCGGCAGAATATCTGCTACCACCTTGTGTTATGGAATATATAAAAGAACACGGCCTTTATAAGCCGACTAATCAATTAGAGATAAAGAAATAATCGATTTCGATTAAGGAGCAAACCAGTTCAATGAGTATGAATATGAAAGAAGTTGAAGAACTAATTGTAAAAACATTAGAAGATTCAAAAGCCAGAGACATTCAAGTAATGGATATTAAAGGCATTAGTAGTTTTGCAGATTTAATGATTGTAGCAACAGGTACATCAACCACACACGTTAAAGCATTAGGTTCTCACGTAGAACAAGCTTTTAAAGAAGCTGGTGAACCACCTCTAGGTGTTGAAGCTGGCCCACAACCTGACTGGGTTTTGGTTGATCTTGGCAATGCCATTGTGCACGTAATGACAGAAGGCGCTCGTGCTCACTATGCATTAGAAAAACTATGGGACATTAAAGCCCAAACAGCGGCAGAACAAGCAGCCGAGTAGTTTTTTACTCGTTATCAATATGATTATTCATTTCATTACTGTTGGCCAAAAAATGCCAAAGTGGGTGCAAGAAGGCTATGCAGAATATGCAAAACGTCTACCAAAATCTTGCACCTTAAACTTGATTGAACTGCCCATGGCTCAACGTGGAAAAACGGGGTCAGCTGATAAATATAAAGCCGAAGAAGCCAAAAAAATATTGGCTGCCATTCCTAAAGGCGCCCAGTTAATTGTATTAGACGAGCACGGTCAGCAAGTGACCACTAAAGGCTTGGCTGATAAGTTAGAAGAGTGGCTTGGTAGTGGACAAGATGTGGCTCTCATTGTTGGTGGGCCAGATGGCTTAGAAAAAAGCCTTATTCAACAAGCCAAATGGAAATGGGGCTTGTCAAAATTGACCATGCCACACCCAATGGTCAGGATTTTAGTGGCCGAGCAAATTTATCGTGCATACTCAGTAATAAACAACCACCCATACCACCGCGAATAACCAAAACGGTCTTTTTGTCCAATCTCTGCGTTAAGTTTTAACTCGTGTACTAATTGTACACTTCGTCAAAACTTGCCTTGACCTTGAACAAAAATCCTCGCTTTGGGCTTGTTTAGCTAATCTCTGCGTTACTAGATTACTCGTGTACTAATTGTACACTTCGTAATCGAGTGCCTTGAACTTAAGCAAAACGCTCATTTTTTATCTGATGTTGAACAAAAATCCTTGCTTTGGACTTGTTTAGCTAATCTCTACGCAAAAAGGGACGGAACCCAAAGGTACCGTCCCTATCCCCCCAACCCAATTAGTCCCATATTTAAAAGACATTATGTTTTTTTATGAAGCTTGAGTAGGCTGTGTTATTCTTAATATTTATTAGGCAAACTTAGGTTTATGGTTCTTGTAACCGTTGTTTCTAGGAGGTTTACAGTGTTTGAGAGTGCATTTGTAGAGTTAAGCATGTTGCTGGCCATTTCAGCGTTATTTGGCGTGGCTGCCGTTCAGCTCAAACAACCTTTGATTGTGGCTTTTATTGCCGTGGGTATTTTAGTTGGCCCCTCTGTTCTAGGGCTGGTCTCTTTGACCTCAGAAATTGACTTACTTGCTCACCTTGGTATCGCTATCCTGCTTTTTGTTGTTGGTTTAAAGCTTGATTTGCATATTATTAGAACCATGGGAACTGTGGCGCTTTTCACTGGTTTGGGTCAAGTTGTTTTCACTTCTGTGGTTGGCTATTTTATCGCTATAGCGTTGGGCATGACATCGATTAGTGCCTTGTATGTTGCGGTTGCTTTGACTTTTTCAAGTACGATTATTATTGTTAAATTACTCTCCGATAAGCGTGAACTGGATGCTCTGCATGGTCGAATAGCCATTGGGTTTTTGATTGTTCAAGATATCGTGGTCATTATCGCGATGATTGTTCTAACCGCGATTGGAACTGCCAATGTTGAAACCAGTATCGGAACAGAAACGTTAGTTGTTCTGCTAAAAGGAGCGCTGATGTTGGCTGTGGTTGCTCTGTTGATGCGTTATGTAATACCGAAGATGCTAGGACGGTTAGCACATTCTGCAGAGTTATTGGTACTGTTTGCTATTGCTTGGGCAGTGCTCGGAGCTTCAACGGGCAAAATGCTTGGTTTTAGTCAGGAAGTTGGGGCTTTTTTAGCAGGTATCTCTCTCGCTTCTACACATTATCGTGAATTGATTGGCGCTAGGCTGGTCAGTTTGCGAGATTTTCTTTTACTGTTCTTTTTTATTAGCTTAGGCGCTAGCTTAGATTTGAGTTCATTAACAGACCAGTTGTTTGCAGCCGTTTTGTTCTCGGTGTTTGTTTTAATTGGAAATCCATTGATCGTTATGATTATTATGGGTTATATGGGGTTTAGAAAGAGAACAGGTTTTCTAGCAGGTTTAACGGTGGCCCAGATATCTGAGTTTTCTTTAATATTAGCCGCTTTAGGTTTTAGTTTAGGCCACCTAGATAAGGAAACTGTTGGGTTAATCACTTTAGTTGGCTTAATTACTATTTCTGTCTCTACTTATATGATTTTATATTCGCACCCTATTTATGAGCGGTTAGCACCTTATTTATCGGTTTTTGAACGCCAAGTTCCTTATAGAGAGGCTGAACTTGATTGTGAAGATAAATCAACAACCACTGATGTTATTCAGTTTGGTCTAGGGCGTTTTGGTTCGGTGATAGCCAACAGCCTTAAAGATAAGAACTACAAGGTACTCGGTATTGATTTTAATCCAGAGTTTGTGGAGAGCGTAGCAAAAGACCAACTCAACACTCGTTATGGTGATGCAGAAGATCCTGAGTTTATAACGCAATTACCATTGAAAGAAGCTAAATGGGTGGTGTCGACGATTCGGGATAAACACACTAATTTAGTTTTATTAAAAACACTGCATCAAGAAGGGTTTACTGGAAAAGTTGCCGTCGCTGCCGTTGATAAGGCAGAGGCCAGTTTTTATAAAAATCAAGGTGTTGATTTAGTGCTTATTCCTTATGAAGATGCGGCTAATGAGGCGGCCTATAAAATTGCTAATTATGAATGAATTAAAAGCGTGATTTAAGGGTTTAATATTCTGTGTTGATGGAGAAAAAGATTGTGGTTAATAGATGTTGGTTATTGGTTTCATCAAACCCTGAAAGGGAGCAGGCCTTATTTGATTGGGCGGTAGAGAGTTGTCTTGAACAGAACATTGATTTAAATGTTATTGTTGTGTTGCCTAAAATCGCTCATCATATTTTTGAGTGGCTCGAAGAGCATCAGCATCAAGACATAATGCAAAAACAAATTGATTTTGAGTTAAGTAGGCGTAAACAGTGGGTCGATACAGCTAAGCAAAAAGAGGTCAGATTAACAATTGAGGTTCGCTTTGGAAAACTCTATTACGAGACAATACAGCAGGCTAATGAAAAAAAGGCTGAATTATTAATTAAGCAATCAGATGATTTAGAAGACAGGAAAAACTTCCTCTTTCAAAGTGATGATTGGCATTTATTAAGAAAATCCCCTGTTCCATTATTGCTTTACAGAGCTCAAACGGCACTACCTTTTAAGAGTGTTATGGCAAGTCTGGATGTCGATATCGAAATTCAACCCTATCAGCCGTCAGTGTTTAATCAAAGTTTACTTGTTTGGGCCGATCGTTTTAAGGGTTCAAATTCTGTTAAGGTTGTACACGCCTGGCAGTCAGAAGTAGAAAACCTCGTTAAGCATTGGGATGCCGACTTAAATGAAAATGAATTAATAGAATTGAATGAACAGCTCTATTTTCAGCATAAAGAGGCATTAGACCTAGAGTTAAAAGCACATTCACCAGTGGGTGATAAAACAACTGTATTTTGGTGTAAAGGAGAACCTGCCGATTCTATATTTAACGCAACCTTAGAGCAAAAGGTTGATTTACTTGTGTTAGGTACGCTTGGTAGAAGTGGGGTGCCAGGGATGTTAATAGGGAATACTGCTGAAGATTTATTGGAAAGAGTCAATTGCTCTGTGTTGGCGATTAAACCAAATGCCTTTAAATCTCCAATAAGTTAAGGTTAAATGTTGACCAACTCTATGTAAATGTGGATAATCTCTCCTCTTATTACATCGTAGTCATTGTTTCTGTGTACGCATAGGGCAATGTTGTGTTAAATGTTAATGATAGGTCTACGGATCGTTAACACGTAAAAACAATATTTCGGGAGAAATAAAAATGGCTAATTCAGCACAAGCAGCAAAACGCGCACGTCAAGCAGAAGCAAGTCGTATCAGAAACGTTGCACAACGTTCAGATATGCGTACAGCAGTTAAAAAAGTTCTAGCAGCAATCGAGGCTGGTGATAAAGAAGCAGCAAACGTTGCTTTCCGTTCTGCACAATCTAAATTAGATGGTATGGCTCGCAAAGGTATTATCGCTAAGAACAAAGCAGCGCGTTCAAAAAGCAGAATCAACGCACGTATCAAAGCGATGGCTTAATTTATAGCCATTTACGTCCCTAAGACACGCGTCTCCTGCGTTAGAAAAATGGACGTTTACACTTGTAAACTTACATTTTTCACCTTGAATACACGCACCTTAGAAACGTAAATAAACTATAAATTTTAGTATTAAAAACCGGGTTTAGCCCGGTTTTTTATTGTCTGGAATAAATGGATTTTTGAGGGGGGGTGAGTATGAAAATTTTACGTTTTATGGCGCTATTAGAGGGAACCTCTTTGCTGTTGCTATTGTTTGTAGCAATGCCGTTGAAGTATAGCTACGGTATGCCAGAGGTGGTGAGTTGGGTAGGCCGTGCACATGGTGGGCTGTTTATCGCCTTTAATATTGTGCTTTTTTACCATGTTTTTAAAGGGCATCTTTCTGAGGTCAAAGGCTTTTTAGGATTTTTAGCATCACTACTGCCGTTTGGTACTTTTTATTACAAAGCAAAAGTACTTAATAAGTCATTTAGGAGTGAATAATCAACCAGGCCTGGTAGGTTTATATTTGCTAAGTTTGCCTCAGTTGCTTTGAAATTCTAGAGTTGAAACCACTTCTTGAAACTTTTCTGTTCCCAGCACTTTTTTAAGATTAAAAGCGCACTCAACCGTTAATGTTAGACGTTTTCTATCGAGTTCTGCAAGCTCTTTAACAATGCTTAACGCGCGGCTACGATCTTGGTTGTGTGTGTCTAGCAGTATCTCTTTAAGCTCCGTTTTAAGATTGTGGTATTCAGCATTAATAAAGTCGATTTTAGGGGTGCTTGAACGAGAAATTTCTCTTATTTGGTTGAGTTGCTGTTTGCTTAGTCCTAGTACGTCTAAATTCTCTATTACGATTGGCATTAAAGTCACTACTGGACTAGATGGCTTAAAGTCATCTGCCGCTTGTGAACTGAGTGTTAGGCTAAGTAGCAAGCTTGTAAATGCTGTTTTGAATAAGGGTTTTATCATTTTATCTCGGCTCTTTTTATAATAATGGTACGTTAAGTTGGGCAGATCATTTCACCGAGTTCTTCAGTGAGTTTAAGGTTTTCAGAATAATCTACGGGGCAATCAATTAATACCACACAGTTGTCGGCTATGGCTTGTTTTAGGGTTGGCAGTAAGTCCTCGGTGTGCTCTATTTTATAGCCTTTTGCACCAAAGGCTTCGGCCAGTTTAATAAAGTCTGGATTGGTGAAGGCGATATTGCTTTCACGCCCAAACTGATTCATCTGTTTCCATTTTATTAACCCATATTCTTGGTCATTCCAAATCAGCACAATAATGGGAATATTCAAACGTACTGCGGTTTCAATTTCTTGCACATTCATTAAAAAACCCGCATCGCCAGTTACCGCCACACAGACCTGTTGTGGTTTGGCGAGTTTTGCGGCAATCGCCCCTGGTAATGCAATGCCCATTGAGGCAAAGCCATTGGAGATAATGCAACTATTAGGTGCTTGCGCTTGATACATTCGGGCAATCCACATTTTATGTGCGCCAACGTCAGAAATGACGATGTCTTCAGCTTGCAGTACTTTGCGTAAATCGGTCAAGATTTTTTGTGGTTTAACGGGGAAATCTTGGTTGTTATCGAGCTTGTGAAAGGTCTCTTCGATACGTTGTTTTAGGCCTTGATAGGGTGAACCAGTGTGGCGTTTGCTAATGGCGGCCACACTGGATAAAGCTTGCCCAATATCACCAATTAAACCTGCCGATACAATGTAAAATTCATCCACTTCTGCTGGTTGAGTGTCAATGTGAATGATTTTGGTTTCTGGATTTCGGTTCCAAAGGTGGGGGTGATATTCGACGATATCGTAACCTACGCAGACCACCACATCGGCTCGGTCAATGCCACACGAGATATAGTCGTGCGCCTGTAAACCAATGGTTCCTAATGAGAGTTCATTACTGCATGGCAGAACACCTTTGGCCATAAAGGTCGTTGCCACGGGGATATTGAGTTTTGTGGCAAATTCAAACAGCGCTTCACTCGCCTTTGAACGCACGACACCATTACCCGCAATAATAATAGGAAACTTGGCTTCAGAGATAATATCTGCGGCTTGCTGAACTTTGATTGGGTTTACGTAAGAGGGCAGCGGGCTCTGTTTTTTTAATGGAACTTTATCAAGCAATTTTTCGGCAATATTTTCTGGAAAATCAATAAAGCTACAGCCTGGTTTTTCTACTTGAGCGACTTTAAAGGCTTTGCGAACGACTTCTGGAATAACCTCAGGGGTGAGGATTTGGGTGCTGTATTTGGTAATGGGTTTAAATAAATTGACTAAATCTAAAACCTGATGACTCTCTTTGTGCAGACGATTGGTACTCGCTTGCCCCGCTATGGCTACCACGGGCGCTCTGTCCATATTAGCATCGGCCACACCTGTGACCAAGTTTGTCGCGCCTGGGCCTAATGTCGCTAAACAGACACCTGCATGACCCGTTAAACGCCCATAAACATCCGCCATAAAAGCCGCACCTTGTTCATGGCGTGTCAAAATAAATTTAATATTGCTGTCGAGAAGGGCATCCATTAAATCCAGGTTTTCTTCACCTGGAATACCAAAGATATACTCCACCTCTTCATTTTCTAAACATTTAATAAACAGTTCAGCCGCTTTCATTGTTTTTACCTGCTTTAGTCTTTTGCTGCTTTTCAAATTAATAGAAAGTAGATGCCCGAAAAACTTTCAATAGATTGCCGTTTTATAGTGTCACATCGGGCTGTTTTTAGAAAATAAAATCCTTTTAGAGTAGCCCAATTAAATAGGTATGATGATTGGGGTTTGATACAATTCATCGATTAATATCAACTTTGGAATCGGTTTTGAAAAGAATCATTAAAGCGACCGCAACTGTGGGCGGCATGACGATGATTTCTCGCATTTTAGGCTTTGTGCGTGATGTGATTATTGCCCGCTACTTTGGTGCCAGTATGGGGGCTGATGCCTTTTTTGTGGCTTTTAAAATCCCCAACTTTTTTCGTCGTTTATTTGCAGAAGGGGCGTTTTCTCAAGCGTTTGTTCCTGTTTTAGCGGAGGCCAAAGAGAAGCGTGGTCAAGAGGCTGTTAAACATTTAGTCAATGCCATTAGTTTTAGACTTGGCGGAATCTTATTGTTATTAACCGCATTCGGTGTGTTTGGTTCTTCTTTATGGATGATGGTGTTTGCACCAGGTTTTATAGATAATCCAGAAAAGTTTAATCTTGCCGCTGATATGTTGGCGATTACTTTTCCTTATCTGTTGTTAATCTCTTTGGTGGCGTTTTCGTCAGCCATTATGAATACCTATAACCAATTTGCAGTACCCGCTTTTACACCCGTGTTTTTAAATTTGGTGTTGATTACTTTTGCCGTTTGGGTTGCACCTTTAATGGATGTGCCAGTCATGGCATTGGCTTGGGGCGTATTGGTTGCGGGCGTGGTTCAACTTTTATTTCACCTGCCATTTCTCTATAAATTAGGTTTGCTACCACACCCCACCACAAAATCGGATGAAGGTGTCGGTGAGGTCAAGCGCTTAATGTTGCCTGCTTTATTTGGGGTTTCCGTGGCACAAATCAACTTATTGGTCGATACCATTTTGGCTTCGTTTTTGGTTACAGGCTCGGTCTCATGGCTCTATTATTCCGACCGTTTAATGGAGTTTCCGTTAGGCGTGTTTGGTGTCGCTTTAGCTACCGTGGTTTTACCAGGCCTGTCAAAAAAAGCCGCCAATGAAAACTGGCAAGGTTTTCAACAAGACATTGATAGTGCATTACGATTGGTGTTAATTATTGGTTTGCCAGCGACCTTAGGTTTATTAATTTTGGCAGAGCCACTCATCACTACGCTCTTTTTCTATGGTGCATTTACGGCACATGATGCCACTATGTCGAGCATGAGTTTAATGGCTTACTCTTTTGGTTTATTAGGCTTTATTTTGGTGAAGATTTTAGCGCCCGCTTTTTATTCACGCAAAGACATGAAAACCCCTGTTAAAGTGGCCGTGATCGCTTTGGTGACCAATATTATTTTAAATTTAATATTAATTGGCCCGTTTGCACATGTGGGGTTAGCCGCTGCCACGACTATTTCAGCCTTTGTAAACTCAGGTTTACTGTACTGGTATTTAACCAAACAAGCTGTGTTTAAACCACTCAGTGGTTGGCCAAAATTGTTTATGCAAACCCTCTTTGCAAACAGTGTATTAATTGCCTTTTTATTATTTGCTTCACCTTCAATAGAGAGCTGGCATGCTTTTGATGTTTGGTTAAGAATGGCTTGGTTATTCGGTTTGGTAATAGGGTCGATTGTTATTTACGGGTTGGTTCTGGTTTTAGTAGGGCTTAACCCAAAAAGATTGGTCAGTAAAAGTTAAAAATTGTAATCTACCAGGCCTGGTCAACTTATTAACCAATTAAAAGCATTGAATAGGCTAAAAATAAGTGAATTTTCAGTATAT
Protein-coding regions in this window:
- the lptE gene encoding LPS assembly lipoprotein LptE, translating into MLKKIGLNSFLALLVASLVGCGFHLRGIDSNGVLPFQTAQLEMAGGVREDIQMAMQRQLNQASVKVLDSQAAEVQIQLMPTQYKSSRTSSRLGDATSELIKMTQRFSVINLDSGEKVVSGESTVYRDRQINTSVALSSNSELRSIQKSMSEEIARQILDRIRRASLVSTESQSNAVSNQTSQ
- the holA gene encoding DNA polymerase III subunit delta, whose product is MILASAFLNQLNSGNFDIKPIYLLYGEEPLFLRDSLDGLKKQLLSQGYMASETYDVDANFDWQSLQMDTQAGSLFAESRMILINMPKGSPGREGGKFFQDWCQYVQALPPEIVLVVLCEKLDSRQIKGKWVTSIESAGLVVQAKPVPANALPGWCQNQAQLHGLTLEREAANLLADRVEGNLLAADQEITKLSLSLPANSTITAEHILEHVVDQAHYQLFALATAMLNGKVAYSVQMLARLQQEGVEAPVILWLLSKEIRQLIELAQLTQQVSLNQAFNQCRIWQSRQGEYSQAMQRHGLQEWQNLLKQALQIDRMIKGIQPTLNDREVWFGLSDLVAKIAR
- a CDS encoding glutamate-5-semialdehyde dehydrogenase → MNVKEYMTQLGQQARKASRALVRASTKQKNAALIAMAEAIENSAETLKAENAKDLENGKANGLDAAMLDRLAITDAGIAGMAEGLRQIAALQDPIGEISDMSYRPSGIQIGKMRVPLGVVGIIYESRPNVTVDAAALCLKSGNAAILRGGSEAAFSNQALANCIQQGLDKADLPQTSVQVVATTDRAAVGELIAMPEFVDVIIPRGGKGLIERISQGARVPVIKHLDGICHVYIDDDADQEKAIKVAYNAKTHRYGVCNAMETLLVAESQAQAVLPELAKMYAEKGVELRGCAKTCAIINANVATEEDWATEYLAPILSIKVVANVDEAMDHIAQFSSGHTESIITENFTTSRRFLAEVDSSSVMVNASTRFADGFEYGLGAEIGISTDKFHARGPVGLEGLTSQKYIVLGDGTIRE
- the nadD gene encoding nicotinate-nucleotide adenylyltransferase, giving the protein MKFIGINGGTFDPVHYGHLRPALEVMQCLGLEQVRFVPCYRPVHKDKPSVSALQRSEMIRLAIQKQPNFVLDTIEMEQGGPSYTADTLAILKKKFQDVSLVLMMGTDAFAKFHTWHKWQQIMQLANIVVMHRPGEPVPQSGESGEIYKQNHVSAFTAEAGQIMDVDVTQLDISSTLVRNHLLAGLSAEYLLPPCVMEYIKEHGLYKPTNQLEIKK
- the rsfS gene encoding ribosome silencing factor, with the protein product MSMNMKEVEELIVKTLEDSKARDIQVMDIKGISSFADLMIVATGTSTTHVKALGSHVEQAFKEAGEPPLGVEAGPQPDWVLVDLGNAIVHVMTEGARAHYALEKLWDIKAQTAAEQAAE
- the rlmH gene encoding 23S rRNA (pseudouridine(1915)-N(3))-methyltransferase RlmH, with translation MIIHFITVGQKMPKWVQEGYAEYAKRLPKSCTLNLIELPMAQRGKTGSADKYKAEEAKKILAAIPKGAQLIVLDEHGQQVTTKGLADKLEEWLGSGQDVALIVGGPDGLEKSLIQQAKWKWGLSKLTMPHPMVRILVAEQIYRAYSVINNHPYHRE
- a CDS encoding cation:proton antiporter; translated protein: MFESAFVELSMLLAISALFGVAAVQLKQPLIVAFIAVGILVGPSVLGLVSLTSEIDLLAHLGIAILLFVVGLKLDLHIIRTMGTVALFTGLGQVVFTSVVGYFIAIALGMTSISALYVAVALTFSSTIIIVKLLSDKRELDALHGRIAIGFLIVQDIVVIIAMIVLTAIGTANVETSIGTETLVVLLKGALMLAVVALLMRYVIPKMLGRLAHSAELLVLFAIAWAVLGASTGKMLGFSQEVGAFLAGISLASTHYRELIGARLVSLRDFLLLFFFISLGASLDLSSLTDQLFAAVLFSVFVLIGNPLIVMIIMGYMGFRKRTGFLAGLTVAQISEFSLILAALGFSLGHLDKETVGLITLVGLITISVSTYMILYSHPIYERLAPYLSVFERQVPYREAELDCEDKSTTTDVIQFGLGRFGSVIANSLKDKNYKVLGIDFNPEFVESVAKDQLNTRYGDAEDPEFITQLPLKEAKWVVSTIRDKHTNLVLLKTLHQEGFTGKVAVAAVDKAEASFYKNQGVDLVLIPYEDAANEAAYKIANYE